GTCATCGAGAAGGAGCGCGCGCTCTTCGAGGAGATGACCCGCGAGGAGGGCAAGCCCGAGGCCGCCATCGGCAAGATCGTCGACGGTCGCGTCAACGGCTGGTACAAGGACTTCACCCTGCTGGAGCAGGCCTTCGTGAAGGACAACAAGAAGTCCATCGCGAAGTTCGCCGATGAGAACGGTGTCAAGGTCGAGGCTTTTGTCCGCTTCAAGGTCGGGCAGGCTTAGTCTTAACCCAGCTTCTCTCAGTAGCAGCAGCGCACCAAAACGAGGAGGCCGTCGCCGTGCCGGAGAATCCAGAACCCGCTACGTCGGCGGTTTCGTCGTATTCGGGCCCGCTCCGTTGGAAGCGGGTCATGTTGAAGCTGTCGGGCGAGGCGTTCGCCGGCCGGGAGCCGCTGGGAATCGATCCCCTCGTCGTCGGCCATCTCGCCGACTCGATCGCCGAGGCCGTCCGCGAGGGCGTGCAGGTGGCGGTCGTCGTCGGTGGCGGAAACATGTTCCGCGGCGCGGCCCTGTCCGAACGTGGCATGGACCGCGCCAGGGCCGACTACATGGGCATGCTCGGCACGGTGATCAACTGCCTGGCCCTTCAGGACTTCCTGGAGAAGCGGGGCATCGACACCCGCGTCCAGACCGCCATCACCATGCAGCAGGTCGCCGAGCCCTTCCTGCCCCGCCGTGCCATCCGCCACCTGGAGAAGGGGCGCGTGGTCATCTTCGGGGCCGGGCTCGGTTCGCCGTTCTTCTCCACCGACACCTGCGCCGCACAGCGCGCGCTGGAGATCGGTGCCGAGGCGCTGCTCAAGGGCACCCAGGTGGACGGCGTCTACGACGCCGACCCCCGGAAGAACCCCGACGCCGTCCGGTTCGACCACCTCGAATATGGTGAGGTGCTGACCCGCGGTCTCGGTGTGATGGACGCCACCGCCAT
Above is a genomic segment from Streptosporangium album containing:
- the pyrH gene encoding UMP kinase: MLKLSGEAFAGREPLGIDPLVVGHLADSIAEAVREGVQVAVVVGGGNMFRGAALSERGMDRARADYMGMLGTVINCLALQDFLEKRGIDTRVQTAITMQQVAEPFLPRRAIRHLEKGRVVIFGAGLGSPFFSTDTCAAQRALEIGAEALLKGTQVDGVYDADPRKNPDAVRFDHLEYGEVLTRGLGVMDATAISLCMDNGLPIVVFDLMGEGNILRAVRGEKIGTLVSPAGK